In a genomic window of Rhinolophus ferrumequinum isolate MPI-CBG mRhiFer1 chromosome 2, mRhiFer1_v1.p, whole genome shotgun sequence:
- the LOC117032650 gene encoding uncharacterized protein LOC117032650, whose protein sequence is MPSVRKKKLDPLPKQHRHFRKVVRAKRMRKTKKKEKVGPHYPTIPPTPLLPPQSEENEAVDTESTLLSAQEDDPDLPTEDRLQSQQDAGACVMQQEYQIQPCELPMSQEPGPSSPAVTSLASPPHCFGRFLSCVCQTFSRSRKQKPPGRDGTKQAEAGGDAKAQRPGLLRRLGKNKVLPHQSL, encoded by the exons ATGCCTTCAGTCCGGAAGAAAAAGCTAGATCCACTCCCCAAACAGCACAGACATTTTAGGAAGGTCGTAAGggcaaagagaatgagaaagacgaagaaaaaggagaaagtgggGCCCCACTACCCCACCATTCCTCCAACACCTTTGCTACCACcacaaagtgaagaaaatgaggccGTAGATACAGAGTCAACACTGCTCAGTGCCCAGGAAGATGATCCGGACCTTCCCACTGAG GACAGATTACAGAGTCAGCAGGATGCGGGAGCGTGTGTGATGCAGCAGGAATATCAGATCCAGCCCTGTGAGCTCCCAATGTCCCAGGAGCCTGGGCCCTCTTCTCCTGCAGTGACATCTTTGGCATCACCACCACACTGCTTCGGTCGTTTTCTCAGCTGTGTCTGCCAGACCTTCTCGAGGTCTAGAAAGCAGAAGCCTCCCGGAAGAGATGGCACCAAGCAAGCTGAGGCAGGAGGTGATGCTAAGGCTCAGAGACCAGGCCTGCTGAGGCGTTTGGGCAAAAACAAAGTGCTGCCCCACCAAAGCCTGTAG